A stretch of Gossypium hirsutum isolate 1008001.06 chromosome A06, Gossypium_hirsutum_v2.1, whole genome shotgun sequence DNA encodes these proteins:
- the LOC107963113 gene encoding uncharacterized protein has product MEGESGESSSSSRKRKWERPPPVVAATTHQQQAKEQSPLTLANLKVVKEQDEKWGNRMSLSVFVKYFDNTDAPYDWLLPGWVVEERYVPSGRKGLGRIYKYHYDPTSHMYYSNHEVLFE; this is encoded by the exons ATGGAGGGGGAGAGTGGTGAGTCGAGCTCCAGCTCGAGGAAGAGGAAGTGGGAGAGACCACCACCAGTAGTAGCAGCAACAACACATCAGCAACAAGCTAAGGAGCAGTCGCCATTGACACTAGCCAACTTGAAGGTGGTGAAAGAGCAGGATGAGAAATGGGGCAATAGGATGTCACTGAGTGTCTTCGTCAAGTATTTTGACAACACCGATGCTCCCTATGACTGGTTGCTCCCTGGATGGGTTGTTGAAGAGCGTTATGTTCCATCTGGTCGTAAGGGCCTTGGTAGGATCTATAAG TATCACTATGATCCAACTAGTCATATGTACTACTCCAACCATGAAGTCTTGTTTGAGTAG